From Rhizobium tumorigenes, the proteins below share one genomic window:
- a CDS encoding FAD-binding protein, translating into MVYIYDGFKTFSPTKVIHARSTDDVIRAVSFAVSSGLKIRPMGLGYSWSEHCFTNGISLQLDGLRRLCVIDQVAKTITVDAGVRMGDVTRALGRRGLCLPSLAFLPEMTAGGAVATATHGTNHRSGTMSDSVVSMDVVLASGELKTFDSKLVSEAEMCAARVSVGMLGVITKVVFQAIDMPWVHYTKLEIDLDEFMATRDAVLSRYAHVWAHWSLGANKIKVDCLEERQDRYLGFNPYVMHRNAVWEPRRQSMLRSMIRPAVHMARDIVRSNGPATKARSKTHVQISMQYSVHTKDWERVVDRIAASQFARSNFGKIMEMKFVKGNNLSYLGPNAGQDAVCFNVYWLVTRSEQDEILRPFEELMRSFSARPHWGKDHKLPDETYMKSAFPQWEAFNCVRRSLDKNNLFSIIR; encoded by the coding sequence ATGGTATATATATATGATGGCTTCAAAACGTTTTCTCCAACCAAGGTAATACATGCGCGGTCAACAGATGATGTTATTCGCGCAGTATCTTTTGCCGTATCGTCAGGTTTGAAAATTCGGCCTATGGGCCTTGGATACTCTTGGTCTGAACACTGCTTCACAAACGGCATTTCTCTGCAATTGGATGGATTGCGGAGGCTCTGCGTCATTGATCAGGTTGCGAAGACCATAACGGTCGATGCCGGAGTGCGCATGGGGGATGTCACACGTGCGCTCGGTCGGCGAGGCCTATGTCTCCCATCACTCGCCTTTCTTCCGGAAATGACCGCAGGCGGTGCGGTGGCGACAGCAACGCACGGCACAAACCACAGGAGCGGTACGATGTCCGATTCCGTTGTATCGATGGACGTCGTCCTTGCCTCCGGCGAGCTCAAGACTTTCGACAGCAAACTGGTGTCTGAGGCCGAGATGTGTGCGGCCCGGGTCTCAGTCGGAATGCTCGGGGTCATCACCAAAGTCGTCTTTCAAGCAATTGATATGCCGTGGGTTCACTACACCAAACTAGAGATCGACCTCGACGAATTTATGGCGACCCGCGATGCTGTGTTGTCTCGATATGCGCACGTTTGGGCGCACTGGTCGCTAGGCGCAAACAAGATTAAGGTCGATTGCCTGGAAGAGCGGCAAGATAGGTATTTGGGCTTCAATCCCTATGTCATGCACCGAAACGCAGTTTGGGAGCCAAGACGGCAGTCAATGCTGAGATCGATGATACGCCCGGCGGTCCATATGGCTCGAGACATAGTACGCTCAAACGGGCCAGCGACAAAAGCACGATCAAAGACTCACGTTCAGATCAGTATGCAATATTCGGTTCACACGAAGGATTGGGAGCGCGTTGTCGATCGCATCGCGGCAAGTCAATTTGCTCGCAGCAATTTCGGAAAAATTATGGAAATGAAGTTCGTCAAGGGCAATAACCTGTCCTACCTTGGCCCAAATGCAGGACAGGACGCTGTCTGTTTCAATGTCTATTGGCTGGTTACGCGAAGCGAGCAAGATGAGATCCTACGCCCTTTCGAGGAGCTCATGCGTTCCTTTTCTGCCCGCCCGCATTGGGGAAAGGATCACAAGCTTCCGGACGAAACCTATATGAAATCAGCGTTTCCTCAATGGGAAGCATTTAATTGCGTCAGGCGTTCGCTAGACAAAAATAACCTCTTCTCAATCATCCGTTAA
- a CDS encoding lipopolysaccharide biosynthesis protein — protein MLAFKAVQGASWLIVSRFAGKIVDFFTLLVLARILTPSDFGLAALGMSLVAVVDTVLEMPVTQALLRLETIDKTHLDTGFTLSILRSVLIAIIVFCAAWPFSFFNDNSALVPLVAVLTVGPFAKGFNSPAMVHFARDLDFRRTFLMEFSGKFFSFFLTISIVLLGGGYWAIAANFVSNCIIAAIVSYVLAPYRPALSLARFSDFSSFIGWFSGSQLVSALNWQFDRVFIGAATDNATLGRYAVASDLAGLPSQSVIGPAMQSVMSAFSRISGDGERLKLAFLKAARFAMLISLPICVGISLTADLLTNLLLGAKWEAAGPALSILALSVITMPYFQTLYSVELALNRPHILFKLNAIDLILRVILISTGIFLYSYIGASIARVLLSVIMFGFYVAETRRLLALDIGAQLKNLWKVGVATGCMAVIVLALRHQLVGYPLNHAVELVFVSGAGAVTYALSLLTLGMRISVGRGRFEIVDHA, from the coding sequence ATGCTTGCCTTTAAAGCGGTTCAGGGTGCCAGCTGGCTGATCGTCTCGCGGTTTGCAGGGAAAATAGTCGATTTCTTCACATTGCTGGTTTTGGCACGGATTTTAACACCGTCGGACTTCGGGCTTGCCGCCTTAGGTATGTCTCTCGTTGCAGTGGTCGACACTGTGCTCGAGATGCCCGTGACCCAAGCGCTCCTGCGCTTAGAAACAATCGACAAAACGCATCTCGATACTGGCTTTACATTGAGCATCCTCAGAAGCGTACTGATTGCGATCATCGTCTTTTGCGCTGCATGGCCATTTTCATTCTTCAATGATAACAGCGCGCTTGTACCCCTTGTCGCAGTCTTGACTGTTGGTCCCTTCGCCAAGGGTTTCAACAGCCCCGCGATGGTTCATTTTGCGCGTGATTTGGACTTTAGACGGACCTTCCTGATGGAGTTCAGCGGCAAATTTTTTTCGTTCTTTTTGACGATTTCTATTGTTCTATTGGGCGGTGGATATTGGGCGATCGCAGCGAATTTTGTGTCAAACTGCATCATTGCTGCGATCGTATCCTATGTGCTTGCACCCTACAGGCCGGCTCTCTCACTGGCACGTTTCTCAGACTTTTCCAGTTTTATAGGTTGGTTCAGTGGCTCTCAGCTTGTCTCCGCATTGAATTGGCAATTCGATCGCGTTTTCATCGGAGCGGCCACAGATAATGCAACACTTGGCCGATACGCTGTCGCAAGCGACTTGGCTGGGTTGCCATCACAGAGTGTGATTGGGCCTGCCATGCAGTCCGTTATGTCAGCATTTTCGCGTATTTCTGGCGATGGGGAGCGCCTCAAGCTTGCATTTCTAAAAGCTGCCCGTTTTGCGATGTTGATATCGTTGCCGATCTGCGTGGGCATTTCCCTAACGGCAGATTTGCTGACGAATTTACTGCTTGGTGCAAAATGGGAAGCTGCTGGCCCAGCACTAAGCATCCTCGCCCTGTCAGTGATCACAATGCCGTATTTCCAAACCCTTTATTCGGTGGAGTTGGCGCTGAACCGCCCCCATATTCTCTTCAAGCTTAACGCGATAGACCTGATATTGCGGGTTATTCTAATTTCGACTGGAATCTTCCTCTATTCCTACATTGGCGCGAGCATTGCCAGGGTGCTCCTGTCTGTCATCATGTTCGGTTTCTACGTTGCGGAGACCCGCCGATTGCTGGCGCTCGACATAGGTGCTCAATTAAAGAATCTCTGGAAGGTGGGGGTAGCCACCGGCTGCATGGCGGTTATCGTTCTAGCATTGCGTCACCAACTGGTCGGGTATCCATTGAACCATGCCGTTGAATTGGTGTTTGTGTCTGGCGCGGGAGCAGTCACCTACGCGCTTTCCCTTCTGACATTGGGGATGAGAATTTCCGTCGGCCGCGGCAGGTTCGAAATTGTTGACCACGCATGA
- a CDS encoding glycosyltransferase — translation MRGGEKVLEALCNMYPSADIYTHVYDPAVISEVIKKHKIFTTFINRLPYSPKLYKKYLPLMPMALEQLDLSDYDLVISSESGPAKGVLPMPGAVHVCYCHSPMRYIWNMYNKYYDSSGLITRMVMPPLAHYLRNWDVATSNRVDRFSANSATVAQRIKTYYRRDAQVIHPPVDTNAFQAVAMHEVGDHYLMVGELVSYKRPDLAVIACNLLKAKLVVIGGGEMLERIRKLAGPTVTILGPQPFDVLRYHYAHCRALIFPGEEDFGIVPVEAMASGRPVIAYGRGGATETVVADESGVFFDVQTTEALIDAIERLEKINFNPAAAVKRAGDFTTDAFVQRFGAFVDETISDAHVLRPA, via the coding sequence ATGCGTGGTGGCGAAAAGGTGCTTGAGGCACTCTGCAATATGTATCCGTCTGCAGATATATACACGCACGTATATGATCCAGCCGTTATTTCAGAAGTAATAAAGAAACATAAAATTTTCACTACATTTATAAATAGGCTTCCATATTCTCCAAAGCTATATAAAAAGTACCTTCCACTAATGCCCATGGCGTTAGAGCAACTTGATTTAAGTGATTATGACCTTGTCATAAGCAGTGAATCCGGACCTGCAAAGGGAGTTCTGCCGATGCCGGGCGCCGTTCATGTCTGCTACTGTCATTCTCCCATGAGATACATCTGGAATATGTATAATAAATATTATGACAGCTCTGGATTGATCACGCGAATGGTGATGCCTCCGCTTGCTCACTACTTGCGGAATTGGGATGTTGCGACGTCGAACAGGGTCGATCGCTTTTCTGCTAATTCCGCAACCGTTGCTCAGCGTATCAAAACCTACTACAGGCGCGACGCCCAGGTGATCCATCCTCCGGTTGATACCAATGCATTTCAGGCGGTCGCCATGCACGAGGTCGGAGATCATTATCTGATGGTCGGAGAATTGGTCAGTTACAAGAGGCCAGATTTGGCCGTGATTGCCTGCAACCTCCTTAAGGCAAAGCTTGTTGTGATTGGCGGAGGAGAGATGCTCGAGCGAATAAGAAAACTTGCTGGACCGACTGTGACGATCTTGGGACCGCAGCCGTTTGACGTGTTGAGGTACCACTACGCTCATTGCCGCGCGCTCATCTTTCCGGGGGAGGAGGATTTCGGGATCGTTCCTGTGGAGGCTATGGCCAGCGGTCGTCCTGTGATTGCCTACGGGAGGGGAGGAGCGACAGAAACGGTCGTCGCGGACGAAAGTGGGGTCTTCTTCGATGTGCAAACCACGGAGGCGCTGATAGACGCCATCGAGAGGCTCGAAAAGATCAATTTCAATCCCGCGGCTGCTGTCAAGCGTGCCGGAGACTTCACGACCGATGCCTTTGTGCAGAGGTTTGGCGCATTTGTCGACGAGACGATCAGTGACGCCCATGTGTTGAGGCCAGCATAG
- a CDS encoding Wzz/FepE/Etk N-terminal domain-containing protein, which translates to MTNNSPQPWERASRLWRFDTAPAETLNEGPLALLRSARVLATRHKYKLVVFTAVGLAFGVAYAHSLPKVYTATATLLLEPRRQAAVSGQDGGAQGLDLNRADSELQIIRSERLLSTVFDTLDLQNNPEFGPRPPSQVSGIFSNFKAVAVGWLRSALPWASTALDLAEARATAVGLGSEAELRKTTDARQAAFLNFARHIEARRLGQSYVIEIDFSSSERDLPAVVANAAVSAYILQSVAFKLQMAISGTEALQWRLNALTAQVDAATTAIKNGALPAIGTPDADARVIGAALTPLSPSGPRTSLIIALGGVLGLLIGLFSLALNLAFNRKIGSAKELARETGVVCLGILPDAGSRSNATWRSDGYRAAMVVGQPRSPYAAAVRNLRTSIEIACSSVRSERSVVVAIASWDAPSGASTLCLSLAQLISHSGRHVTLFKADVNEVPDDATQETSMATNLADILIADVKPEQVIFTHGDCDDIAVLPIHSKNAESNLFADFRDRRVSRLVETARASSDVLLDLPPLTGSTDALALAIHADAVVVVVTEGRTTIDEAIDTIQQLRRAGANVIGTVINRAKA; encoded by the coding sequence ATGACAAACAACAGTCCCCAGCCTTGGGAGCGCGCTTCGCGATTATGGCGCTTTGATACTGCGCCCGCAGAAACCCTCAATGAAGGACCTCTTGCGCTTCTACGCTCCGCTCGGGTGCTTGCAACTCGTCATAAGTATAAGCTTGTCGTCTTCACCGCAGTCGGTCTTGCGTTCGGAGTGGCCTATGCGCATTCGCTGCCGAAAGTTTACACAGCGACGGCGACCCTCCTACTGGAACCTCGGCGTCAAGCTGCCGTGTCTGGCCAGGACGGCGGTGCACAGGGGCTTGATTTGAACCGCGCCGACAGCGAGTTGCAAATCATTCGCTCCGAGCGTCTTCTGAGTACTGTCTTCGACACGCTTGATCTGCAGAATAATCCAGAATTCGGTCCACGCCCTCCATCTCAGGTGAGCGGCATCTTTTCCAACTTTAAGGCTGTGGCGGTAGGCTGGTTACGGTCCGCGCTTCCCTGGGCTTCGACGGCACTCGACTTAGCGGAGGCCCGTGCCACCGCTGTCGGCTTGGGGTCAGAGGCAGAGCTCAGAAAGACAACCGACGCTCGCCAGGCGGCGTTTTTGAATTTTGCCAGACACATCGAGGCTCGCCGACTTGGTCAATCCTATGTAATAGAGATCGACTTTTCATCATCTGAGAGAGATTTGCCGGCGGTTGTAGCGAATGCTGCCGTCTCGGCCTACATCCTGCAATCCGTCGCCTTCAAATTGCAGATGGCAATTTCAGGTACCGAGGCCTTGCAGTGGCGTCTCAATGCACTCACCGCGCAGGTTGACGCTGCCACGACAGCGATCAAAAACGGAGCCTTACCAGCAATCGGCACGCCAGACGCTGATGCCCGCGTTATTGGAGCGGCCTTGACGCCATTGAGCCCATCCGGGCCCAGGACCTCGCTCATCATCGCTTTGGGAGGAGTGTTGGGTCTATTGATCGGGCTGTTCAGCCTTGCACTCAACCTGGCCTTCAATCGCAAAATTGGGAGTGCCAAGGAGCTGGCACGAGAGACAGGTGTAGTCTGCCTCGGCATCCTGCCGGATGCAGGCAGTCGCAGCAATGCCACCTGGCGGTCAGATGGCTACAGAGCTGCGATGGTTGTTGGCCAACCCCGCAGTCCATACGCTGCTGCAGTTCGCAATCTTCGAACGTCCATCGAGATTGCTTGCTCCTCGGTGCGCAGTGAACGAAGCGTCGTCGTTGCCATCGCCAGTTGGGACGCACCGAGCGGAGCGTCGACACTTTGCTTGAGTTTGGCCCAGTTGATCAGCCATAGCGGCCGCCATGTGACACTCTTCAAAGCTGATGTAAACGAAGTGCCTGACGATGCCACGCAAGAGACTTCCATGGCCACGAATCTCGCTGATATTTTGATCGCCGACGTCAAACCCGAGCAGGTCATATTTACCCATGGCGACTGTGATGATATCGCGGTGCTCCCTATTCACTCTAAGAATGCGGAATCTAATCTGTTCGCCGACTTCAGAGATCGTCGAGTCTCCCGTCTCGTTGAAACAGCTCGCGCCTCCAGCGATGTGTTGTTAGATCTGCCACCCCTGACAGGATCGACGGACGCGTTGGCGCTGGCCATACACGCTGATGCTGTTGTCGTGGTCGTTACTGAGGGACGAACGACAATCGATGAAGCCATTGACACAATTCAACAGCTGCGCAGAGCTGGAGCAAATGTAATTGGAACCGTCATAAACCGTGCCAAGGCATAG
- a CDS encoding glycosyltransferase, whose protein sequence is MSETASFTINGRFLVQNATGVQRYATNVVRAIDELLATSAKRGQIISPRGALDLGLAKLSLVEAGPLAGHSWEQIILPARCHGRLLNLCNTAPILKSDQIVCIHDANVFASPESYGRTFRTLYQTLQPVLARRSARVAAVSHAAARQIARHLPVSLKDIAVIPNGHEHALRWDPATAQIAPDFIQALKATTERPFVLILGSRARHKNLSLLVNAASDLDAIGLNLVVAGGGDGIYAADIIQSRPNVKFIGRVTDNDLAFLLDNALCLAFPSFTEGFGLPIIEAMARGCPVVASDCASMPEVCGDAALMASPNDGKAWVDSIRALLLSPELRTDLAGRGHEQAQRFRWCDAAAGYLDLLESPSSQAQPYRPPLSRLPRTAVVVATRGRPEVVEATVKYLLGTQTFAPEALIVSCVNLADAGDLVDNPAVTVLTGPPGLAAQRNTALGALPPTAEVVAFFDDDFLADKDWLMKAAATFRDESQVIGFTGRVLRDGINGPAVSFDEALRLIDFAQACDWTWMEPYSPYGCNMAFRVSAIGDTRFDERLVLYGWLEDRDFAAAISKPGGRLVKGADAFGVHMGVKSGRVAGDRLGYSQIANPIYLMLKGTMSLKRVFTHIGGNMLSNFVKALKPEPYVDRRGRARGNLIAIADVVCGKITPEKAATLSSTSNALKVNVGAKSR, encoded by the coding sequence ATGAGTGAAACGGCATCCTTCACTATCAACGGTCGCTTCTTGGTCCAGAATGCAACTGGCGTACAGCGCTACGCGACAAATGTGGTAAGAGCGATCGATGAATTGCTGGCGACATCTGCGAAGCGTGGGCAGATTATATCGCCACGGGGCGCTCTCGATCTCGGCTTGGCGAAACTGAGCCTCGTTGAGGCTGGCCCACTTGCCGGCCACTCCTGGGAGCAAATCATACTGCCAGCGCGATGCCACGGGCGTCTTTTGAACCTGTGCAACACAGCGCCGATTTTAAAGAGCGATCAAATCGTGTGTATTCACGATGCAAATGTCTTCGCGTCGCCAGAGAGTTACGGGCGCACCTTCCGCACACTGTATCAGACGCTGCAGCCGGTTCTGGCGCGACGATCAGCCCGCGTGGCCGCTGTCTCTCACGCTGCAGCTCGGCAAATTGCGCGGCATTTACCTGTCTCTCTCAAAGATATTGCCGTTATTCCCAATGGACATGAACATGCTTTGCGATGGGATCCAGCAACAGCCCAAATTGCGCCCGACTTCATTCAAGCCCTCAAAGCGACGACAGAACGGCCGTTTGTGCTAATTCTTGGATCACGGGCGCGCCACAAAAATCTGTCGTTGCTCGTCAATGCCGCGTCAGATCTGGATGCGATTGGATTAAATCTTGTGGTTGCGGGTGGCGGAGATGGAATTTACGCGGCCGACATTATTCAAAGCCGACCCAACGTAAAATTTATCGGGCGTGTGACGGATAACGATCTAGCGTTTTTGCTCGACAATGCTCTCTGCTTAGCTTTTCCATCGTTTACGGAAGGCTTCGGCCTTCCGATTATCGAAGCTATGGCGCGCGGCTGTCCGGTTGTCGCGTCCGACTGCGCCAGCATGCCCGAAGTCTGTGGAGATGCGGCGTTAATGGCGTCGCCGAACGATGGTAAGGCTTGGGTCGACAGTATTCGAGCCCTGCTGCTTTCGCCCGAATTGCGCACCGATCTTGCCGGGCGCGGTCACGAGCAAGCGCAACGCTTTCGATGGTGCGACGCAGCTGCAGGTTATCTCGATTTGCTTGAGAGCCCCTCGTCGCAGGCACAACCCTATCGTCCGCCGCTATCACGCCTCCCGCGCACGGCGGTGGTTGTCGCAACGCGAGGACGGCCTGAGGTTGTGGAAGCAACTGTTAAATATCTGCTTGGCACACAGACATTCGCGCCTGAAGCGTTGATCGTCTCCTGCGTCAATCTTGCAGACGCCGGCGATCTCGTTGACAACCCAGCGGTGACCGTGTTGACAGGACCGCCAGGTCTTGCGGCACAGCGCAATACAGCGCTTGGCGCATTGCCGCCGACTGCCGAGGTCGTGGCCTTTTTTGACGATGATTTCCTCGCAGATAAAGATTGGCTAATGAAGGCCGCCGCGACGTTTCGCGACGAAAGCCAGGTCATTGGCTTTACCGGTCGCGTCCTCAGGGATGGCATCAATGGACCTGCCGTCTCCTTCGACGAGGCCCTCCGTCTCATCGATTTCGCGCAGGCTTGCGATTGGACATGGATGGAACCCTACAGTCCTTACGGCTGTAATATGGCGTTTCGCGTGAGCGCCATCGGCGACACGCGCTTCGATGAGCGGCTGGTGCTGTACGGCTGGCTGGAGGACCGGGATTTTGCAGCCGCCATTTCAAAACCGGGCGGTCGGCTCGTCAAGGGCGCTGATGCTTTCGGAGTCCATATGGGTGTCAAAAGCGGCCGGGTTGCGGGAGACCGCCTCGGCTACTCGCAGATCGCCAATCCCATTTATCTCATGTTGAAGGGCACGATGTCGTTAAAGCGGGTCTTTACGCACATCGGTGGAAACATGCTGAGCAATTTCGTGAAAGCCCTGAAGCCAGAGCCGTATGTTGACCGACGCGGGCGAGCCAGGGGTAACTTGATCGCCATCGCGGATGTGGTGTGCGGGAAAATCACGCCGGAGAAAGCCGCAACGCTGTCCTCAACAAGCAATGCGCTTAAAGTCAATGTAGGAGCGAAGTCGAGATGA
- a CDS encoding sugar transferase, giving the protein MKNVDLVTGFEASEEPTAHFASIPPPAPVDYRKAEDRLGSFFKYPIDACLALIALVALLPLITMVSLILLATQGAPILIAHRRVGKRGVPFHCFKFRTMVRNGDEVLEKHLKNNPEIQAEWNANRKLKKDPRVTAFGRSLRRSSIDELPQLLNVLRGDMSLVGPRPITQSETLFYGTHIADYMAVRPGLTGLWQVSGRSETSYSERVEIDVRYVAERSLVGDFVIMAKTIPAVLSTRGSY; this is encoded by the coding sequence ATGAAAAACGTCGATCTGGTCACTGGTTTTGAGGCATCGGAGGAGCCCACTGCGCATTTTGCTTCTATCCCGCCTCCGGCGCCTGTGGATTACCGCAAGGCGGAGGATAGGTTGGGAAGCTTTTTCAAATACCCGATAGATGCCTGTTTGGCCTTGATAGCTTTGGTGGCATTGCTACCATTGATCACAATGGTGTCCCTGATTTTACTGGCGACCCAGGGGGCGCCGATCCTGATAGCCCATCGCCGCGTCGGGAAGCGCGGCGTGCCGTTTCACTGCTTCAAGTTTCGAACGATGGTGAGAAACGGCGACGAGGTACTGGAGAAACACCTGAAAAATAATCCGGAAATACAGGCAGAGTGGAATGCAAATAGAAAGCTCAAGAAAGACCCTAGGGTAACGGCATTTGGGCGCAGTTTGCGTCGCAGCAGCATCGACGAGCTTCCGCAGCTGCTGAACGTGCTTCGTGGGGACATGAGTTTGGTCGGTCCTCGTCCGATCACACAAAGCGAGACTTTATTCTACGGAACTCACATTGCCGATTACATGGCCGTTCGACCGGGATTGACGGGTCTCTGGCAGGTCAGCGGCAGGAGCGAAACAAGCTATTCCGAGCGTGTCGAGATTGACGTGCGCTACGTTGCAGAGCGAAGTCTGGTTGGCGACTTCGTCATTATGGCAAAGACTATCCCGGCGGTTCTAAGCACGCGTGGCAGCTATTGA
- a CDS encoding polysaccharide biosynthesis/export family protein produces the protein MRSAVLERSASDFLRLRQPLRRLGVTASWRQLLGSLVGLAILSGHSALAEDYILGPQDKLKIRVFEWRPVTGTAFEWVPLNGEFVISAAGSLSLPIVGVVPASGLTVDQISDSIGERLKNQVGMQKRPNASVEVSEYRPFFIAGLVTKPGKYAYSPGLTVVQALSMAGGMTGPVDVNVMGLQRDVLTMRGDLRALNVERFGLLARQARVDAIINNRPSVVFPSELTTHSGQAIVDRIMKEEADLFDTRQRSINAEIVALNEARVLASNQIETLKSKAASLAKQIDLASKDLGTVNKLVSAGLSVSARSLGASQNLADLESRNLDVSLANLKAQQDVAKVDRDITDSRNRYRIDALTEAADVRAKLGANTEKMQTTRALLDNIALQAPMVANSAVEDGQHSFETTIDRLASGHTRTLAVGDNDAVEPGDLIRVEKIPETNLGVLQTNSRRPGPSDQKRDGF, from the coding sequence ATGCGTTCGGCAGTTTTGGAGAGATCCGCTTCTGACTTCTTAAGGTTGCGCCAGCCATTGCGACGGCTCGGTGTAACCGCATCCTGGCGCCAGCTTCTCGGATCCCTTGTCGGCCTAGCGATCCTAAGCGGGCATTCTGCCCTCGCGGAAGATTACATCCTAGGTCCTCAAGACAAACTGAAAATCCGGGTGTTCGAATGGCGGCCGGTGACCGGCACCGCATTTGAATGGGTTCCTTTGAACGGCGAGTTCGTGATCTCCGCCGCAGGAAGCCTATCGCTGCCGATTGTCGGAGTGGTACCGGCGAGTGGGCTTACTGTCGATCAGATTTCAGATTCGATTGGCGAGCGATTGAAGAACCAAGTCGGTATGCAAAAGCGACCAAACGCCTCGGTTGAAGTGTCGGAATATCGGCCGTTTTTCATTGCAGGTCTTGTGACCAAGCCTGGAAAATACGCCTACAGTCCTGGCCTGACGGTGGTTCAGGCGCTTTCCATGGCAGGGGGGATGACAGGTCCTGTCGATGTGAATGTGATGGGTCTGCAACGCGATGTGCTCACCATGCGGGGTGATCTTCGTGCTTTGAATGTCGAACGTTTTGGGCTCCTTGCTCGCCAAGCGAGGGTCGATGCGATCATCAACAATCGGCCTTCTGTCGTCTTTCCCTCAGAGCTAACGACCCATTCGGGTCAGGCAATTGTCGATCGCATCATGAAAGAAGAGGCCGACCTCTTCGATACCCGCCAGCGCTCGATAAACGCTGAGATCGTCGCCCTCAATGAAGCAAGAGTTCTTGCTTCCAACCAGATCGAGACTCTGAAGTCCAAAGCCGCGTCGCTGGCAAAGCAGATTGACTTGGCAAGTAAGGATCTTGGGACCGTCAACAAGCTGGTATCCGCCGGACTGAGCGTGTCGGCGCGCTCCTTGGGCGCCAGTCAGAATCTGGCAGATCTCGAAAGTCGAAACCTTGATGTTTCGCTGGCCAATTTGAAGGCGCAGCAAGACGTTGCGAAGGTTGATCGCGACATCACGGATTCACGCAATCGCTACCGCATCGATGCGTTGACGGAAGCAGCGGACGTCAGGGCAAAGCTTGGAGCCAATACTGAGAAAATGCAGACAACGCGCGCCCTCCTAGACAATATTGCGCTGCAAGCGCCCATGGTTGCAAATTCAGCCGTCGAAGACGGGCAACATTCATTTGAGACAACGATCGATCGATTGGCGAGTGGTCATACCAGAACCCTGGCGGTTGGCGACAATGATGCCGTCGAACCTGGCGACCTAATTCGGGTTGAGAAAATACCCGAAACAAACCTAGGTGTGCTACAGACAAATTCTCGCAGGCCAGGCCCATCAGATCAAAAACGGGATGGTTTCTAG